Part of the Streptomyces sp. NBC_01460 genome, TCGGTGACGGTGTCGCCGGGCTGGACGAACCACTTGAGGATCTCCGCCTCGGTCAGCCCCTCGCCCACATCGGGCATCTTGAACTCGCGGAAACGAGCAGACGTTTCGGTCATCGTCGTCACGGCCCTCTCCTCAGTACGCCAGCGAGCGGTCGACGGCGTCGAGCACCCTGTCGAGACCCGGCAGGTACTCGTCCTCGAGCCTGGCCGGCGGGTAGGGGGCGTGGTAACCGCCGACCCTCAGCACGGGCGCTTCGAGGTGGTAGAAGCAGCGCTCGGTGATCCGCGCGGCGATCTCCGCCCCGGATCCGTAGAACACCGGCGCCTCGTGGACCACCACGAGCCGGCCGGTCTTCTCGACCGAGGTCTGCACGGCGTCGAAGTCGATCGGGGACATCGACCGCAGGTCCAGGACCTCGATCGACTTGCCCTCCTCCTGCGCCGCGGCGGCGGCCTCCAGGCAGACCTTCACCATCGGGCCGTAGGCGACGAGCGTGAGGTCGGACCCCTCACGGGCCACGGCCGCCTTGTGGAGCGGGCCGGGGATGGACTCGGTGTCGAGCTCCCCCTTGTCCCAGTAGCGGCGCTTGGGCTCGAAGAAGATGATCGGGTCGTCACTCTGGACGGCCTGCTGCATCATCCAGTAGGCGTCGCTCGCGTTGGACGGCGAGACGACCTTCAGGCCCGCCACGTGCGCGAACAGGGCCTCGGGCGACTCGCTGTGGTGCTCGACGGCGCCGATGCCACCGCCGTAGGGGATGCGGATGACGACCGGCATCTTGATCTTGCCGAGGGCCCGGGCGTGCATCTTGGCGAGCTGCGTGACGATCTGGTCGTACGCGGGGAAGACGAAGCCGTCGAACTGGATCTCGACGACCGGGCGGTAGCCCCTCAGGGCCAGGCCGATCGCCGTACCGACGATGCCGGACTCCGCGAGCGGGGTGTCGATGACCCGGCCCTCGCCGAAGTCCTTCTGGAGCCCGTCCGTGATGCGGAAGACCCCGCCGAGCTTCCCGACGTCCTCACCCATGATGAGGACCTTGGGGTCGGTATCGAGAGCCTTGCGCAGCGACTCGTTGAGCGCCTTCGCGATGGACATCTTCTCAGCGGCCATGGCTAGTTGCCCTCCTCGGCGAACGATGCCTGGTAGGCGGCGAACTGGGCGCGCTCCTCGTCGACGAGCGGGTTGCCGTCGGCGTAGGCGTGGTCGAAGATCGCCAGCCGGTCCGGGTCGGGCATGGCCCGCACCACGTCACGCACCCGCTTGCCGAGGGTCTCGCTCTCCTCGTCCAGCGCGGTGAAGTACGCGGCGTCGGCGAGCTCCTGCTTCTCCAGATACGTGCGCAGCCGCAGGATCGGGTCCTTGGCCTCCCAGGCCGCCCGCTCCTCGTCCGCCCGGTACTTGGTCGGGTCGTCCGAGGTGGTGTGGGCGCCCATCCGGTAGGTGAACGCCTCGACGAGGGTCGGGCCCTCGCCCCGGCGGGCACGCTCCAGCGCCGACCTGGTGACGGCCAGGCACGCCAGTACGTCGTTGCCGTCGACCCGGACACCGGGGAAACCGAAGCCCTGCGCGCGCTGGTAGAGCGGCACGCGCGTCTGCTTCTCGGTCGGCTCGGAGATCGCCCACTGGTTGTTCTGGCAGAAGAACACGACGGGGGCGTTGTAGACGGCGGAGAAGGTGAACGCCTCCGCCACGTCGCCCTGGCTGGACGCGCCGTCACCGAAGTACGCGACGACCGCCGAGTCCGCGCCGTCCTTGGCGATGCCCATGGCGTAGCCCGTGGCGTGCAGGGTCTGCGAGCCGATGACGATCGTGTAGAGGTGGAAGTTGTTGGTGTTGGGGTCCCAGCCACCGTGGTTCACACCGCGGAACATCCCGAGCAGATTGGTCGGGTCGACGCCGCGGCACCAGGCGACACCGTGCTCGCGGTAGGTCGGGAAGACGTAGTCGTCGTCGCGCAGCGCCCGGCCGGAGCCGATCTGCGCGGCCTCCTGGCCCAGCAGGGACGCCCACAGGCCCAGCTCGCCCTGCCGCTGCAGCGCGGTGGCCTCGGCGTCGAAGCGGCGGGTCAGGACCATGTCCCGGTAGAGGCCCCGGAGCTCGTCCGCGCTCAGGTCGATCTCGTAGTCCGGGTGTTCGACGCGCTCGCCCTCGGGCGTCAGCAGCTGCACCAGCTGGGGGCCGGAGCCCTCCGGCGTCTGCGCGGGCGTCTTCGCGGCGCTGGTCCGCTTGCTGCTGCGTCGCGGTTTGCGCGCGGCAGTGCTCTCCACGGTCACGTGCGTGCTCCTCCGTCGGTCCGGCCCCCGGGATGGCCGGGAACCAGTGCGGCTCGCCTGTGTCCGGACCCGTGCACGGGGTGGGTGCCACTCGGCCGGAACAGGCGTGACAGGTGCCCCGGCGAGCGTCCTGTCATACGCACGTTACCCAGTGCACCGCATAACTGCGAAACACCCTGTGACCTGCAATTTTGCTTGGATTTCCAAGTAAATCGCGAAAAACCCGAACTCCCGCTGGTCACAGCACCGGTAACGGCCTGGCAGGCGGCCGGAACAACGGCACGTTATCCCGGCCGCAAGCCCCAGGGAAGGGCGGACGGGAAAGGAGTGTGTGAGACTGCGAATGTGCGCGAAGAAGGAAAAATCACGGTATTCCTGCTCGATGATCACGAAGTCGTCCGGCGCGGCGTCCACGAGCTGCTGTCGTCCGAGGAGGACATCGAGGTCGTCGGCGAGGCCGGAACGGCGGCGGACGCGCTCGCACGCATCCCGGCGACCCGGCCCGACGTCGCCGTGCTGGACGTGCGGCTGCCGGACGGCAGCGGGGTGGAGGTCTGCCGCGAGGTCCGCTCGAGGGACGAGAGCATCAAGTGCCTGATGCTCACCTCGTACGCCGACGACGAGGCCCTCTTCGACGCGATCATGGCGGGCGCCTCGGGGTACGTCCTGAAGGCCATCCGGGGCAACGAGCTGCTCGGCGCCGTGCGCGACGTGGCGGCCGGCAAGTCCCTCCTGGACCCCGCGGCCACGGCACGCGTGCTGGAGCGGCTGCGCGAGGGCAAGGACGGCAAGGGCGACGAACGGCTCGCGGGCCTGACCGACCAGGAGCGCAAGATCCTCGACCTGATCGGCGAGGGGCTGACGAACCGGGTGATCGGCGAACGTCTGCACCTCGCCGAGAAGACCATCAAGAACTACGTCTCCAGCCTGCTGTCCAAGCTGGGCATGGAGCGGCGCTCCCAGGCCGCGGCGTACGTGGCGAGGCTCCAGGCCGAGAAGCGCTGAGCCGGCCGGCGGGGGAGAAGCGCTGAGCGGGCCTGCGAGGGGCGGCCCCGCCCGGTCCGGCAGGGACTTTGGTCCCGGCCCGTCGGGGGCGGCGGACCCTTACACGGCTCCTACGCGTGTCGGAGAGTGGGACGCATGCTCTCCTCCCGCCCCTCCGACACCGGAACCGTGACAGGCTCCGGCACCCCGGCCTCCTCCGCAGCGGAGAAGCTCCGCGCGATCGAACTGCTCGGCAGCGTCCGCTACGGCCGGCTGGCCATGAGTGTCCGGGCCCTGCCCTTCCTGGCCGTGGCCCGGCACCTGGTGATCGAGGGCAGCGTGGTCCTGCGGATGCACCGGGGGCTCGGCTTCCACGAGTCCTGCGACGGGAGCGTCATCGCCTACGGGGCGGACAACTTCAACGCCCCGGCGCCCGAGGGCGGGGAGGACCTCTGGTCGGTGCAGTTCACCGGCCCCGTCGAGCGCGTGCATCCGGCCTCCGACCAGCGCGAGCGCTTCGGGACCGGCCCCTCCGACGTGAACGGCGAACACTTCGATCCGGTCTACCTCAGGCTCGATCCGCACCTCGCCCATATGCACACTCTGACCTTCGACGCAAGTCCGTCAGGCCGGACACGCAGCGTCACCTAACATGTGGCGAGTGCTGCGCTCATCTGTGACCCTTCCGCCTGTCCCTCCGGTCGGCGAGGTCCTGCGCCGCTACCCCGACGCCGGTGAGCCCCTGGCCTGCGAACCTCTCAGCAAGGGCCTGCTCAACCACGGCTACCGCGTGTCCACCACCCGGGGCTCGTACTTCCTCAAACACCACCTCGACAAGCACCACCTCGACGACGCCTCCGGTGATCACGCCACGATCGTCCGGCAGCACCGGGCGACCCAGCAGCTGCACTCCCTCGGCGTGCCGGTGGCCCCTCCCCTCGCGGACACACACGGTGACACGGTCACGGTGATCGAGGGCGAGCACTACGCCCTGCACCGGTGGGTGGACGGCCTCCACCGTGACGGCGCGCAGCTGACGACCGCCCAGTCGCGCAGGCTCGGGGCGCTCCTCGGGGCCGTACACATGGGCCTGGAACAGGTCATGGAGGCGGACCCGCCGCCTCCGGCACGGGGCCAGGGCACGAGCCCCGACCCCGCCGACACGTTCACGCTGATCGACGAGCTGCTGACGGCCGCGCGGCGCCCGGGCCCGCGGGACGCCTTCGACGAGCTCGCCGTCCACCGCCTCGTCGAACGCCGCGCCCTGCTGGAGCGGCACGCCGACCGCCGGCCGCCGACGCCCGAGGGTTCCGCCAGGGGATGGGTGCACGGTGACTTCCACCCGCTGAACCTGCTCTACCGGGGTGCCGACCCGGTGGCGATCGTGGACTGGGACCGGCTCGGCGTGCAGCCGCGCGCGGAGGAGGCCGTACGCGCCGCGGCGATCTTCTTCGTCCGGCCGGACGGGGAGCTGGCACTGGAGAAGGTGCGGGCGTACGCCCGCGCGTACCGGCGTGCTGCGGGCGCCGGGGCGGCCGAGCTGGCGGCCGCGGTGCACCGGGTGTGGTGGGAACGCCTCAACGACTTCTGGATACTTCGCTGGCGCTACCGCCTCCACGACCGCAGGGCCGACCCGCAGTTCCCTGCGGTGTCGGCCCTGGCGGTGTGGTGGACACGCGAGTACGAGGCGGTGGACGAGGCCTTCACGGGGTGAGGACGCTCGCCACCTCGCGGTGAGCGGGGCCCTCGTCCCGTGTGCCCGCCGTCGTCACTCCCCGGTGGTGGTGCCCGCCGTTCCCGCGGCGGCACCCGCCGCGGTACCGGCCGGGGTCCCTGCCGTGGTGCCCTCCGTCGTCGTACCCGCGTCGTCGCCGGTGCCGCCGTCATCGGTGCCGCCGTCCGCGGCACCACCGTCGTCACCCGTGCCGCCGTCCGTCGTCGTGCTGCCGCCGTCGCTCGTACCCGGGTCAGGTGACGTGGGCGTCACCGTCGGCTTCTCCGTCGGCTCCGTCGGTTCGTTCGTCGGAGTCCACGTCGGCTCCTTCGTCTCCCACGTCTGGCCGCCCGAGGAGCTGTCCGGCTCCTCGGTCTCCTCCGTCTCCTCGTCCGTGGGCTCCGCCGAGGAAGGGGTCGACGAAGGGGAGACCGAGGTGGAGGGCGACGTCGGGGACTTCTTTTTGCCGCTGTCGTCCGCCGCGTTGAGGGCGAACGCGACACCCGCGCCGATCGCGATCAGCGCGAGCAGGACGAACAGCCACATCTTGCCGCGGCCGCCGCCGTTGTGATGGCCGCCGGCGTACGCCCCGTCGTCCGGGTTCATGGGCGGCAGGATCGGGCCCTGCGAGGTGTCCCCGTGCGTGGGGTACCCCATGGCCGCCGTGCCCCCGCCCATGCCCATCGCCGCCGTGTGGCCGGCGTCGTGCGCGTTGACCGGGCCGGTGTTCCACGTGCCCGTGTGCCCGCCCTGGACCTGCAGCATCTGCAGGCTGTACTGGACGAGGCCGCGCATCTCCTCGGCGCTCTGGAACCGGTCGTCCGGGTCCTTCGCCAGGGACCGCATGACGAGCCCGTCCAGCTCCGGCGGGACGGATCCGGCCGTCCGGGAGGGCGGGACCGGCATGTCCTGGACGTGCTGGTAGACCACCGAGAGGGGGGTCTCACCCGTGAACGGGGGCCGCAGGGCGAGCAGTTCGTAGAGCAGGCAGCCGGTGGCGTACAGGTCGGAGCGGTGGTCGACCGCCTTGCCGAGCGCCTGCTCCGGGGAGAGGTACTGGGGCGTGCCCATGACCATGCCGGTCTGGGTCATCGTCGACTGGGCGCCGTGCAGCGCGCGGGCGATGCCGAAGTCCATCACCTTGACCGCGCCGGAGTGCGTGATGATCACGTTCGCCGGCTTGATGTCACGGTGCACGATGCCGTGCTGGTGGGAGTAGGCCAGGGCCTCCAGGACGCCCGAGACGATGATCAGCGCCTGCTCGGGGGGCGGCGCCTCCGCCTCGAGCAGCAGGTCGCGGATGGTGTTGCCCTCGACGAGCTCCATCACGATGTACGGGACGGTCGACCCGCCCACGACGTCCTCACCGGAGTCGTACACGGCGACGATCGCGTGGTGGTTCAGCCCCGCGACCGACTGTGCCTCTCGCGTGAAGCGGGCCTTGGAGACCGGGTCCTCGGCAAGGTCGGAACGGAGCAGTTTCACCGCCACCGTGCGTCCCAGACGGACGTCCTCCGCGGCGTAGACCTCGGCCATGCCGCCGCGGCCGAGCCGGTGGGTCATGCGGTAACGGCCGTCTCCGACCACACCGCCGACACCCCAGGAGTCGGTGCCATCCGAAACTCCGCCGCCGTTTGCTTCGGATTCGGGTGCCATCAGTCCTCGCCGTCGTTTCTGTCCGCGCGTCCGCGGGTTCTCACGGTGCCTTGCTGCATTGCCACGTCACGCTACAGGCTCTGCCCGACACACCGGTTTCCAGAGTGACGGGCCATCCAATCGGCTCGCGCGCCGTCCGCGCAAATTCCATGCGCTTCCTGTAACGCTTCCGAGACGCTTCTTGTGCGTAGGGTCACGGAACGGGCACCCGGCTTGACGTGTCGTACCCCTCGGGCAGACTTGGCCCGTCATAAGGATGATCGCGTCCGTCGGGCGCCGAGGGGGATGCAAGTCATGAGCCACGACGGCGCACAGGGGCGCTACGCGGGCGGTTCCGTGGCCGGCGGCCGCTACCAGCTGCGCGACCTGCTCGGCGAGGGCGGCATGGCGTCCGTCTACCTCGCGTACGACTCCGCCCTCGACCGCCAGGTCGCCATCAAGACGCTGCACACCGAGCTGGGGCGCGAGCAGTCCTTCCGCGAGCGCTTCCGGCGCGAGGCGCAGGCCGTCGCCAAGCTCCAGCACACCAACATCGTCTCGGTGTTCGACACGGGCGAGGACGAGCTCGGCGGCGCGCTGATGCCGTACATCGTCATGGAGTACGTCGAGGGGCAGCCGCTCGGCTCCGTGCTCCAGTCGGACATCCAGCAGTACGGCGCGATGCCGGCCGAGAAGGCGCTCAAGGTCACGGCCGATGTGCTCGCCGCCCTGGAGACCAGCCACGAGATGGGCCTGGTCCACCGCGACATCAAGCCCGGCAACGTGATGATGACCAGGCGCGGCGTCGTCAAGGTCATGGACTTCGGCATCGCCCGGGCCATGCAGTCGGGCGTCACCTCGATGACGCAGACCGGCATGGTCGTCGGCACACCGCAGTACCTCTCGCCCGAGCAGGCGCTCGGCCGCGGCGTCGACGCGCGGTCCGACCTGTACTCGGTCGGCATCATGCTCTTCCAGCTGCTCACGGGACGCATCCCGTTCGACGCGGACTCGCCCCTGGCCATCGCGTACGCGCACGTGCAGGAGGAGCCGGTCGCCCCCTCGACCATCAACCGGTCGATCACCCCCGCGATGGACGCCCTCGTCGCCCGCGCGCTGAAAAAGAACCCGAACGAGCGCTTCCCGAGCGCCGCCGCGATGCAGGACGAGATCGCGCGCGTTCTCGGCGCGAGCACCACCTCGGGCGCCCCCGTGATCGTCAGCGGGAGCTCCCCGGCGAACAGCGGCTCGGGCGTCGGGTCGGCGGTCTTCCCGCCCGTCGACCAGGCCACACCGGCACCGCACAGCGTGCAGACGCCGTATCAGCCGCACCCCCACCAGCAGCACCAGCCCGGCCCCTACGGCGCCCCGACCCCGGCTCCCACGCCCGGCTACGGCTACCCGCAGGCCGCACAGCCGTACGGCACCCCGGGACCCCTGGGACACCGGACACCGCCGCCGTACACCATGTCCCCGCAGACGTCGCCGGGGTCCGGCGGCAGCGGCTCCAAGTCGAACATGCCCGTCGTGATCGGGGCGATCGTGGTCGCGCTGGTCGCGATCGGCGGCCTGGTCACCTTCCTGAGCATGCAGGACGACGAGTCCGGCAAGGGTGGCGATCCCAGCTCCAGCGAGTCCGCCGTGGCCGGGGAGCACAAGCCCCCGGAGCGGAACCGGACGATGGACGAGGAGGACTGCACCGACCCCATGGAGGACTCGGACGACCCGGCGAAGGTCCAGGCGCCGAACTTCGTCTACAAGGACATCCGCTCCGCGAAGGCGTGCGCCCAGGCCGCAGGCTGGACGATCAAGGAGATCAAGGTGGAGGGCAACACCTACGCCGAGGACCAGGTCATCGACCAGTTCCCGACGACGGGCACGGCCGTGCCCGAGCGGGGCGCCCACTTCGAGCTGCGGATCGCGACGGGCGACCCTGCCTGACCGGCACCCTCTTCCGGTTCGCCCTGCGGTGACGTCCTTCGCCCTGCGGTGACGTCCTGCGGCTTCCGCCGGGTGTCACCGCCGGTCGCGTGCGGGCCGGCGTGCGACCGCACGTGGCGTTCGGCATGCGGCCGCCGGTGACGTTCGGGATGCCGGACATTTCGGTGCGTGTGACGCTGATCCCATGCCTCGAGGACTCACGGCTTCACGGTCGTCACGGTGCGTCGCCTGCCTGGTGACGGCGGTCGGCGTGGCGCTCGGGCCCTCCTCCTGGGCCCACGACGCAGGGGCCGATGCCCGGGCTCACGGCTGGGCCGGCGGCGACCACGGGGCCGCCTCGTCCCGTACGGGGCACCTGGCGCACGCGAAGCCCTCTTCCTCACCCTCGCCTTCCTCGTCGCCTTCGAGCAGCCCCGGCTCCGCCCAGGAGTCACCTCTGGCCGGGCGGCAGGCAGCGGAGGGGCGGGCACGGCCGGGCAGGGCCCTCTCCCCCCTGGAGGCCGCGGAGTCCGAGGCCGCGGCGGACGCGATGCCGCCGGATCCGGACACCGTCGGGGTTCCGGCGTTCACGCCGCCGCCCGGGGCGTTCCCGGAGCCCGGGGAGACCGAACGGCGGCGGCAGCGACAGGCACTGGACGAGCCGGCTCTGCGGCAGGTGCGGGACGTCTCGCTCGGCACCGGAATCGCCATGGTGGGGCTGGGCCTGGCGTTCCTGGCGTTCCGTATGCGCCGCACCGGCTGACGCCCACCCCGTCGCAGCGCTCCGGCCGGGGACACTTGCGGGCAGCGGCATACCGGGTATACATACTCAGTATGTCGATCCGTCACGGGCTGCTGGCCCTCCTGGAGCGGGGGCCGCGGTACGGCTCCCGGCTCCGCACCGAATTCGAGTCCCGCACGGGCTCCACCTGGCCGCTGAACATCGGTCAGGTCTACACGACCCTCAGCCGCCTGGAACGCGACGGCATGGTCACCCAGGACGGCGAGGACGACGCGGGCCACGCGCTCTACGCGATCACCGAGGACGGACGCGGCGAGCTGAGGAGCTGGTTCGGGACTCCCGTCGACCGCAGCAACCCTCCCCGCGACGAGCTGGCGATCAAGCTGGCGATGGCGGTCGGCGCACCCGGGGTCGACATCCGCGCCGTCATCCAGTCCCAGCGGAGCCACACGTTGAAGGCGATGCAGGACTACACCCGGCTGAAGGCCCAGGCTCTCGCCGACGTACCGGCCGACCGTGACGACGTCGCCTGGCTCCTCGTGGTGGAGCAGCTGATCTTCCAGGCCGAGGCGGAGGCCCGCTGGCTGGACCACTGCGAGTCCCGCCTCGTGCGCCTCGCCGCGGCCGCCGCGACCGAGCCCGCCGCCTCCACGGGCCGGGAGGGCACGCGGTCCGCCGCCTCGCGTCCGTCCACCCGCCGCTGACCCATGTCGAGCCCCGCCGCTCCGGGCGTGGCTCGTCCCGTCCACCGTTCTCAGGGGGGAACAGCTCATCATGTCCTCGTCCTTTCCCGCACCGTCGCACGGCCTCCCCGTGGACGCCCCCGTCCTCGAGCTGAGGGACCTGACCCGCACCCACGGCTCCGGTATCGCCGAGGTGCACGCCCTGCGTGGCATCAGCCTGTCCGTCCACACCGGTGAGCTCGTCGCCGTGATGGGCCCCTCCGGCTCGGGCAAGTCCACGCTCCTGACGCTGGCGGGCGGCCTCGACACCGCGACCGGCGGCCAGGTCGTCATCGAGGGCCAGGACATCTCCACGCTCGGCCGCAAGGGCCTCGCCCGTCTGCGCCGGCGCAGCGTCGGCTACGTCTTCCAGGACTACAACCTGATCCCCGCCCTCACCGCGGCGGAGAACATCGCCCTGCCGCGCGAGCTCGACGGCGTCTCCGTACGCAAGGCCCGCAAGGAGGCCATGGCCTCCCTGGAGGAGATGCACCTCGCTGACGTCGCCGACCGCTTCCCGGACGAGATGTCCGGTGGCCAGCAGCAGCGCGTCGCCATCGCCCGCGCCCTCGTGGGCGACCGCCGCCTCGTGCTCGCCGACGAACCGACCGGAGCGCTCGACTCGGAGACGGGCGAAGCCGTGCTCGCCCTGCTCCGGAACCGCTGCGACCAGGGCGCCGCCGGCGTGATGGTGACGCACGAACCCCGGTACGCGGCCTGGGCGGACCGGGTGGTCTTCCTCCGGGACGGGTCGATCGTGGACCAGACGGTGGCCACCTCCGCCGAATCCCTGCTCGCCGCCGAAGGTGCCGAGTGAGCGTCCTCACCGGGTGGCGCGCCGCCCTTCGGATCGCCCGGCGCGACGCCCTCCGCGCGAAGGGCCGCAGCGCACTCGTCCTCTCGATGATCGCGCTGCCGGTTCTCGGTGTGACGGCGGCCGACGTCACGTACCGCAGTTCCTCGCCCACCGTCGCCGAGGACCTGACGGCACGGATGGGGTCGGCGGACGCCGTGTTCAGTTCGGCGGGCATCGGGGCCGTCCCCCTGGAGCAGATGCCCGACGCCGGCACATGGGGCACTCCTGACGGCGCCCCCGAGATCCCGGGCGAGGACGAGCGCAGACCCGTCGATGTGCCGGCCACCTTCCCGAAGGGTGCGCGGTACCTCTCCGAGCAGTCCGTTCCCGCCGTGGTCACCACCCGGCACGGGGTCGTCAACACCGAGATCGTGGAACTGCGCACCTCCGATCCGGCGGTCCGGGGCAAGCTCGGCCTGGTCGACGGGGCGTATCCGCACGGCGAGGGGGAGGTCGTCGCGACCGTGCACTTCCTGGAGTCCGCCGGACTCGGTGTCGGCTCCCGCACGACACTGAGCGGCCCCGGGCGGACGTACACGATCACGGGCAGCGTCGAACTGCCCGGGGACCTCGACAAGAGCGCCTTGTACGCCGACCCGGGAGCGGTGATCGCCCCGTGGAAGGTGGCGGCCGGCCGTGACGAGAAGATCGTCCCTCCCTACCCCGGCGACATGACCTGGCTCGTGAGGAGCCCCGCCGGTGCCGGCATCTCCTGGCCGGACGTGCTCAGGGCCAACGAGAAGGGTGTCCTGGTGCTGTCCCGCCAGGTAGCTCTCGATCCGCCCCCGGACTCCGAGGTCCCGCTGCTCGCGCACGAGGCCATGTCCTTCACGGAGAGCTCTGCGGAGCTCAGCGCGGCGGTGGTGACCGTCGTCGCCATGGCGGTCCTGGAGATCGTCCTGCTGGCCGGCCCCGCGTTCGCCGTCGGTGCGAGGCGCTCACGGCGGCAGCTCGGCCTCGTCGGCACCTGCGGCGGCGACCGGAGCCAGGTACGGGCTGTCGTGCTGGCGGGGGGTCTGGTACTCGGCGCGGTCGGCGCCGTGACCGGTGTCGCCGCCGGCATCGGCCTCACCGTGCTGTTCCGTCCGATGATCGAGGGCTGGACCGGAAGCCGCTTCGGCGAGCTCGACATCCGCCCCTGGGAGCTGCTGGGGATCGCCGTCATCGGCCTCGTCACCGGCGTCCTGGCGGCTCTGGCACCGGCGGTCGTCGCCGGCAGGCAGTCGGTGCTCGAATCGCTCACCGGACGCCGCGGGACACGCCGGAGCTCACGCGTCCTGCCCCTCGTGGGCGGCGTGGCACTGACGGGCGGTGTCGCGGTCGCCGTGTACGGCGGCACGACCGGCGACACCCGGTTCGTCGCCGGCGGTTCGGTGGTCGCCGAACTCGGGGTGCTCGCCTGCATCCCCGTGATCGTCGGCCTCCTCGGGCGGCTCGGCACCCGGCTGCCCCTCTCCCCCCGCATGGCGCTGCGCGACGCGGCCCGCAACCGAGGGCGTACGGCACCGGCGGTCGCGGCCGTCATGGCCGCGGTGGCGGGCACCGTCGCCATCGCCACGTACACCACCAGCGTCCAGGCGGAACACGACTACGACCGCCTGCGCTCCCTCACCCCGGGCACGGTGGCGCTCGTGGCCTCCGAGCCTGCCGCCGCCGACCAGCTTCCCCTCGCCCGGTCCGCCGCGGAACGGAATCTCGCGGTCACCGGCGGTCGCGCCGACATCCGGCGCGTCTGGGCCGGATCCGACTGCACCGTCTACTACGAGGACGAGAACAGCTGCGGCACCCTCGAACTGGTCAAGCCGACCGGCAAGGGCCACAGCTGTCCCCTCCAGGGAGCGGGTGCCAGGAAGCTCGCCGAGGGCCTCTCCGCCCAGGAACACAAGGAGCTGATGAGCTCCCCCGCCTGCGTCGACGAGTACACGACCGCGCAGGCCCTCACCACGGGTGACAGCGACATCGCCGTGGGGGACGCCTCGCTGCTCAGGTCGTACGTGGGACTCGACGACCCGGCGGCGGCCGACGCCCTGGCTGCCGGGACTCCCGTGCTGCTCAACTCGGCGTACGCGCAGGACGGCCGGGTCACGCTCAAGGCCGTCCACACGTACAACGAGCGCGACAAGGAGAACCGCAGGCTCCACCCGGGCAAGGCCGAGGCCACCACCGACCGGCTGAAGGTGTACGTCGCGCCCGCGAAGTACGCCGCCACCCCTGGGATCCGCATGATCCTCCCGCAGCGGACAGCGGACCGGCTCGGCCTGCACACGGCGGACTACGGGACCGTCTACACCGTCGCGCACACGCCGACGGACGCCGAGTCGCAAGCCGTGTCAGCCGCGTTCACCCGGGCCGGTGACGGGGTCTACCTGCAGACCGAGAACCCCATGGAGAGGAATGACGAGGACGTGATCCTGCTGTTCCTCGCGCTGTTCGCGGGCGTCGTCACCCTGGGCGCCGCCGCCATCACCACCGGTCTCGCCAAGGCGGACGCGGAGGCCGACCTCACCACGCTCAGCGCGGTGGGAGCCCCGCCCGGCGTACGACGCTCGCTCTCCGGATTCCAGTGCCTGGTGGTCGCGCTCACCGGGGTCCTGCTCGGCACGG contains:
- a CDS encoding FtsX-like permease family protein; protein product: MSVLTGWRAALRIARRDALRAKGRSALVLSMIALPVLGVTAADVTYRSSSPTVAEDLTARMGSADAVFSSAGIGAVPLEQMPDAGTWGTPDGAPEIPGEDERRPVDVPATFPKGARYLSEQSVPAVVTTRHGVVNTEIVELRTSDPAVRGKLGLVDGAYPHGEGEVVATVHFLESAGLGVGSRTTLSGPGRTYTITGSVELPGDLDKSALYADPGAVIAPWKVAAGRDEKIVPPYPGDMTWLVRSPAGAGISWPDVLRANEKGVLVLSRQVALDPPPDSEVPLLAHEAMSFTESSAELSAAVVTVVAMAVLEIVLLAGPAFAVGARRSRRQLGLVGTCGGDRSQVRAVVLAGGLVLGAVGAVTGVAAGIGLTVLFRPMIEGWTGSRFGELDIRPWELLGIAVIGLVTGVLAALAPAVVAGRQSVLESLTGRRGTRRSSRVLPLVGGVALTGGVAVAVYGGTTGDTRFVAGGSVVAELGVLACIPVIVGLLGRLGTRLPLSPRMALRDAARNRGRTAPAVAAVMAAVAGTVAIATYTTSVQAEHDYDRLRSLTPGTVALVASEPAAADQLPLARSAAERNLAVTGGRADIRRVWAGSDCTVYYEDENSCGTLELVKPTGKGHSCPLQGAGARKLAEGLSAQEHKELMSSPACVDEYTTAQALTTGDSDIAVGDASLLRSYVGLDDPAAADALAAGTPVLLNSAYAQDGRVTLKAVHTYNERDKENRRLHPGKAEATTDRLKVYVAPAKYAATPGIRMILPQRTADRLGLHTADYGTVYTVAHTPTDAESQAVSAAFTRAGDGVYLQTENPMERNDEDVILLFLALFAGVVTLGAAAITTGLAKADAEADLTTLSAVGAPPGVRRSLSGFQCLVVALTGVLLGTAAGVVPAVALRLVDLREATAAMREQPMDSAYTPVVLPWETIGLLTLVVPVLAGLLAAAFAGSRLSLARRAG
- a CDS encoding PadR family transcriptional regulator — protein: MSIRHGLLALLERGPRYGSRLRTEFESRTGSTWPLNIGQVYTTLSRLERDGMVTQDGEDDAGHALYAITEDGRGELRSWFGTPVDRSNPPRDELAIKLAMAVGAPGVDIRAVIQSQRSHTLKAMQDYTRLKAQALADVPADRDDVAWLLVVEQLIFQAEAEARWLDHCESRLVRLAAAAATEPAASTGREGTRSAASRPSTRR
- a CDS encoding ABC transporter ATP-binding protein, yielding MSSSFPAPSHGLPVDAPVLELRDLTRTHGSGIAEVHALRGISLSVHTGELVAVMGPSGSGKSTLLTLAGGLDTATGGQVVIEGQDISTLGRKGLARLRRRSVGYVFQDYNLIPALTAAENIALPRELDGVSVRKARKEAMASLEEMHLADVADRFPDEMSGGQQQRVAIARALVGDRRLVLADEPTGALDSETGEAVLALLRNRCDQGAAGVMVTHEPRYAAWADRVVFLRDGSIVDQTVATSAESLLAAEGAE
- a CDS encoding protein kinase domain-containing protein — protein: MSHDGAQGRYAGGSVAGGRYQLRDLLGEGGMASVYLAYDSALDRQVAIKTLHTELGREQSFRERFRREAQAVAKLQHTNIVSVFDTGEDELGGALMPYIVMEYVEGQPLGSVLQSDIQQYGAMPAEKALKVTADVLAALETSHEMGLVHRDIKPGNVMMTRRGVVKVMDFGIARAMQSGVTSMTQTGMVVGTPQYLSPEQALGRGVDARSDLYSVGIMLFQLLTGRIPFDADSPLAIAYAHVQEEPVAPSTINRSITPAMDALVARALKKNPNERFPSAAAMQDEIARVLGASTTSGAPVIVSGSSPANSGSGVGSAVFPPVDQATPAPHSVQTPYQPHPHQQHQPGPYGAPTPAPTPGYGYPQAAQPYGTPGPLGHRTPPPYTMSPQTSPGSGGSGSKSNMPVVIGAIVVALVAIGGLVTFLSMQDDESGKGGDPSSSESAVAGEHKPPERNRTMDEEDCTDPMEDSDDPAKVQAPNFVYKDIRSAKACAQAAGWTIKEIKVEGNTYAEDQVIDQFPTTGTAVPERGAHFELRIATGDPA